One Hordeum vulgare subsp. vulgare chromosome 4H, MorexV3_pseudomolecules_assembly, whole genome shotgun sequence DNA window includes the following coding sequences:
- the LOC123447187 gene encoding nuclear transport factor 2, whose translation MAASPTASASGSAAAAAAAASEANDGPTLSVVTKRLRALRKKQNRIAQMEEAVAAGRTLNQEQKEVMRSKPTLAAVIDELERLRAPLAVAVAEEVSVSAPPALAPAPSASGSDSSVQDLLALVYFGALFDVKPQSDFIATMAAREHERSSCITYDCVGDDTVDLLVEGDLDVVSAVAALAAARPASAVGVSHRDALQACAHHARLWLARADEPIHPGSSVTYAAVRAKLDRIMASDYYTAAAVGGYGAEGVQAQESMAASPEASAVEENLAAEGHKDEKEDSHATEIYDDHQSNSADVPNLDREAPVNPDEEYPSVEAEQEKFDVEEQDAEPKEQQFQQPRRSHQNQRGGGRGRRGAYPNGRGWRGGSRGYQGGGYQNGRGYQGGGGGYQAGGGGYQNGRGGGGGGGYYNNNDEGYYQPRNFNNRGRGGRSAQGGGHAYAERVEANA comes from the exons ATGGCCGCCTCCCCCACCGCCTCCGCCTCCGGCTCcgcggccgcggcggcggcggccgcgtCCGAGGCCAACGACGGGCCCACGCTCTCCGTCGTCACCAAGCGCCTCCGCGCGCTGCGCAAGAAGCAGAACCGCATCGCGCAGATGGAGGAGGCCGTCGCCGCCGGCAGGACGCTCAACCAGGAGCAGAAGGAGGTGATGCGCTCCAAGCCCACCCTCGCCGCCGTCATCGACGAGCTCGAGCGCCTCCGCGCCccgctcgccgtcgccgtcgccgaggAGGTCTCCGTCTCCGCCCCCCCCGCCCTCGCCCCCGCCCCGTCCGCCTCCGGCTCCGATTCGTCCGTCCAGGACCTCCTCGCGCTCGTCTACTTCGGCGCCCTCTTCGACGTCAAGCCGCAGAGCGACTTCATCGCCACCATGGCCGCGCGTGAGCACGAGCGGAGCAGCTGCATCACCTACGACTGCGTCGGGGACGACACCGTGGACCTGCTCGTGGAGGGCGACCTCGACGTCGTGTCCGCTGTGGCCGCCCTCGCCGCGGCTCGCCCTGCTTCCGCGGTCGGCGTCTCCCACCGCGACGCGCTCCAGGCCTGTGCCCACCATGCCCGCTTATGGCTCGCCCGCGCCGACGAGCCCATCCACCCTGGCTCCTCTGTTACTT ATGCTGCGGTGAGGGCTAAGCTGGACAGGATCATGGCATCAGACTACTACACAGCAGCTGCAGTTGGAGGCTATGGAGCTGAAGGTGTGCAGGCACAGGAGAGTATGGCTGCCTCACCAGAGGCATCAGCAGTGGAGGAGAACCTAGCTGCTGAAGGCCACAAG GATGAGAAGGAAGACTCCCATGCTACAGAAATTTATGATGATCATCAGTCTAATTCAGCCGACGTTCCAAACCTG gatcgtgaagcTCCAGTGAACCCCGATGAGGAATATCCCTCAGTTGAGGCAGAGCAAGAGAAGTTTGACGTGGAAGAACAGGATGCCGAGCCAAAAGAGCAGCAGTTCCAGCAGCCTCGGCGGTCTCATCAGAACcagcgtggtggtggtcgtggcagGAGGGGTGCCTACCCCAATGGCCGGGGTTGGCGTGGAGGCAGCCGTGGATACCAGGGTGGCGGGTACCAGAATGGGCGTGGATACCAGGGTGGAGGTGGTGGATATCAGGCCGGTGGTGGAGGGTACCAGAATGgccggggtggcggcggtggtggtgggtactacaacaacaacgacgaagggTACTACCAGCCGAGGAACTTCAACAACAGGGGCAGGGGTGGCCGGTCTGCCCAGGGAGGCGGGCACGCCTACGCTGAGAGGGTCGAGGCAAACGCCTAG